The region CGCTCGCTAAGTTTGGATCGATCTTAATCGCTTGGGCGTGATCGGCGATCGCTCTGCTTATGTCGCCTAAATTAGCGCGAGCGTTTCCGCGATTGTCGTAAGCGATCGCATAGTTTGGATCGATCTTAATCGCTTGGTCGTAATGTTTGATCGCCTCTTCAAAAGCGCCGTGGTTATATGCGCTCACGCCTTGATTAAACGCCTCCTCCGCGGCGCTTGCGCCAAATAAAGGTATAGAGGCGCTTAGCGCTATTAGCGCGATCGGCGCTATTTTTGAAAGTTTATCTATAAAGAAAGCTCTCGCTATAGGCGCAAAAAACTTTTGCGGCGTTTGATCGACAAACGAAAAACGTTTTATATTATCGCAAACACGATCTAATAGGGGGATAGAACTTTTGGCTTCGCAAAGCCGTCGCCCAGCGATCATCGTTTGATCCCCTTTTACGCGTGAAATTGACAAATTATAGACCATATCAACATAAAAATATCAAAAAACCGCGACGCTAAACTGCTTTCGCTTTACGAACCGCCCTTCGCCTCGCCTCCCGCTATTTTCGCCCCCTCCCGCGCGCCATACCCGCAAAAACGCGTATCCGGAACGCTGAAGACGCGGATAGATGGATCCGCTCATTGACGCGCGATAAGAACCAACCTTTTCATACGATATAATGGCGCCGATCCTGTTAACATTGACTTACAATAGACTAATGCATAAAAGATCGCCGCCTTTTCTTTGCCAACCGCGCGCTTTTTTCGTCGCGCCGCCCTTTGCGCGTCAATCGGCAGACCAAGCGTAATCGCTATCGATCGCATAGCCCGCAAAACCGCTTCAAACTACGCTTTACATTATATGCCCGAAAACTCCAAAACCTACGGATTGAATTGTTTACATTGCGGGCGCGAGCGGCGGCGGGGGCTGGGCTTTCGACCTCGCTTTTTCTCGAATTTGAAAGACCCCCCCCCTTGCCGCAATTTTGCCGACGCGCGTCGATAAAAAAATCAAGCGCGATTTGCGCCGCGAGGTCGTCGGGGTTGGGGGTTTTTGGATTTTGGAACTTTGCGCGGGAGCAAGAAAAACGCATCAAAAACCGCCTAAGATTACACATTGTGCAAACTCTAGCGTTTGCCTCAAAATCACAAATCCTCTCTACAACTAGTTTGCTTGCCAATCGCTCAACCAAAATCCCTAATCCCATTATAATTAGCGCGTTATCCATATATGCAAAAAGTAATACTAAAAACCGCTATATACGCGATCAAAATCTCCGCTCCAAGCCTCGCGACAATCCTCGTCAATCGCCGACCCTTAATCCGCTTGCTCGCTACCAACCCGCCGAAAAGCCTTAAAAATCCGCCCGAATCGCAAAAATCAACAGCATACGCGCCCCTAACGCGGCAAAAACAAGCCGAAAACGCCTATAATTATGTTTTATTGGCTCAAAAAAATCATAAAAATCAATAAATTACCACAAAGGGGGCGCGAAGCGGAACAAAGGGCGAATATAATAGTATTGTGTATTAATAATGG is a window of Helicobacteraceae bacterium DNA encoding:
- a CDS encoding tetratricopeptide repeat protein — protein: MIAGRRLCEAKSSIPLLDRVCDNIKRFSFVDQTPQKFFAPIARAFFIDKLSKIAPIALIALSASIPLFGASAAEEAFNQGVSAYNHGAFEEAIKHYDQAIKIDPNYAIAYDNRGNARANLGDISRAIADHAQAIKIDPNLASAYDNRGNAYANLGDLSRAIADHNQAIKIDPNYADAYNNRGVAYVNLGDLKSATKDARKACELGACQLLQIMEQNQLIRD